A single Cannabis sativa cultivar Pink pepper isolate KNU-18-1 chromosome 7, ASM2916894v1, whole genome shotgun sequence DNA region contains:
- the LOC115696215 gene encoding endochitinase EP3, with protein MASSNVAKTLVSLILIGTIVARGALAQNCGCSPDLCCSKFGFCGSGDAYCGEGCQSGPCNNGSPSNPNPTPNNGGSVSSVVTPDFFNGIINKATGDCPGKSFYNRDAFINAANSFPQFGSGSADQSKREIAAFFAHITHETGFLCHIEETGGANQDYCDETRTDYPCNPNKKYFGRGPLQLTWNYNYGAFGKANNIDALNEPEKLAQDAVVSFKSALWFWMENVHSVIGQGFGATTRKINGALECDGKQPDKVQARINYYNDYCKQFGVAPGDNLSC; from the exons ATGGCTTCTTCTAATGTAGCCAAAACACTAGTAAGCCTCATTCTGATTGGAACTATTGTAGCCAGAGGAGCCCTGGCTCAAAACTGTGGCTGTAGCCCTGACCTTTGCTGCAGCAAATTTGGATTCTGTGGTTCTGGGGATGCTTACTGCGGGGAAGGCTGCCAATCTGGACCATGTAATAATGGTTCTCCCAGTAATCCAAATCCAACTCCAAACAATGGTGGTTCTGTATCTTCTGTTGTCACACCTGATTTTTTCAATGGGATAATCAACAAGGCCACTGGGGACTGTCCCGGCAAGAGCTTCTACAACCGAGACGCTTTTATCAATGCTGCAAACTCCTTTCCCCAATTTGGGTCTGGTTCTGCTGATCAATCTAAACGTGAGATCGCAGCTTTCTTTGCCCACATCACTCACGAAACTGGAT TTCTATGCCATATAGAGGAGACTGGAGGAGCAAATCAGGATTACTGCGACGAGACAAGAACAGATTATCCGTGCAACCCAAACAAGAAGTACTTCGGCCGTGGACCACTTCAGCTGACATGGAACTATAACTACGGAGCTTTTGGGAAGGCCAACAACATTGATGCCTTGAACGAACCTGAAAAATTGGCACAGGACGCCGTCGTTTCGTTCAAATCAGCATTGTGGTTCTGGATGGAGAATGTTCATTCTGTGATCGGCCAAGGATTTGGTGCCACCACAAGGAAGATCAATGGTGCTCTTGAATGCGATGGCAAGCAGCCTGACAAAGTTCAAGCTCGAATCAACTATTACAATGACTACTGCAAACAGTTTGGTGTCGCTCCTGGGGACAATCTCTCTTGCTAA